One segment of Onychomys torridus chromosome 3, mOncTor1.1, whole genome shotgun sequence DNA contains the following:
- the Cd27 gene encoding CD27 antigen isoform X1, with protein sequence MAWPPPYWLCLLGTLVGLSAAPASKSCPARHYWTRGGLCCQMCEPGTFFVNDCSRNRTAALCDRCIPGISFSPDYHTRPHCESCRHCNSGLLTRNCTVAANAECTCSQGWQCRDQECTECDPPLTPALTMQQSEAPGPHPPPTHLPYAQEIPEARTVWPVHTRQFPASTLYNHWPSQRPLCSSHCIRIFVTFSGMFLVFILGGILLFRQRRNHGPNEDSQAVPEEPCPYTCPREEEGSAIPIQEDYRKPEPASYL encoded by the exons ATGGCTTGGCCACCTCCCTACTGGCTCTGCCTGCTGGGGACCTtggtaggactctcagctgcccCAGCTTCCAAGAGCTGTCCAGCCAGACATTACTGGACTCGGGGAGGACTGTGCTGCCAGATGTGTGAGCCAG GCACTTTCTTTGTGAATGACTGTAGTCGGAACAGAACAGCTGCCCTGTGTGACCGGTGCATACCAGGCATCTCCTTCTCTCCAGACTACCACACCCGTCCCCACTGCGAGAGCTGCAGGCATTGTAACTCAG GTCTTCTCACTCGAAACTGCACAGTTGCTGCCAATGCCGAGTGCACCTGCTCCCAGGGCTGGCAATGCAGGGACCAGGAATGTACGGAGTGTGACCCTCCTCTAACCCCTGCGCTGACCATGCAGCAGTCTGAGGCTCCAGGCCCACATCCACCACCCACCCACTTACCTTATGCCCAAG AGATACCAGAAGCCAGGACGGTCTGGCCTGTACACACTAGGCAGTTTCCTGCCTCAACTCTCTATAACCACTGGCCAT CCCAAAGGCCCCTGTGCAGTTCACACTGTATCCGAATCTTTGTGACCTTCTCCGGCATGTTCCTGGTCTTCATCCTGGGTGGAATCTTGCTCTTCcgtcaaagaagaaatcatggGCCAA ATGAAGACAGCCAGGCAGTGCCTGAGGAGCCTTGTCCTTACACCTGCCccagggaggaggagggcagtgCCATCCCCATCCAGGAAGACTACAGGAAACCGGAGCCTGCTTCCTACCTTTGA
- the Cd27 gene encoding CD27 antigen isoform X3 produces MAWPPPYWLCLLGTLVGLSAAPASKSCPARHYWTRGGLCCQMCEPGTFFVNDCSRNRTAALCDRCIPGISFSPDYHTRPHCESCRHCNSARTVWPVHTRQFPASTLYNHWPSQRPLCSSHCIRIFVTFSGMFLVFILGGILLFRQRRNHGPNEDSQAVPEEPCPYTCPREEEGSAIPIQEDYRKPEPASYL; encoded by the exons ATGGCTTGGCCACCTCCCTACTGGCTCTGCCTGCTGGGGACCTtggtaggactctcagctgcccCAGCTTCCAAGAGCTGTCCAGCCAGACATTACTGGACTCGGGGAGGACTGTGCTGCCAGATGTGTGAGCCAG GCACTTTCTTTGTGAATGACTGTAGTCGGAACAGAACAGCTGCCCTGTGTGACCGGTGCATACCAGGCATCTCCTTCTCTCCAGACTACCACACCCGTCCCCACTGCGAGAGCTGCAGGCATTGTAACTCAG CCAGGACGGTCTGGCCTGTACACACTAGGCAGTTTCCTGCCTCAACTCTCTATAACCACTGGCCAT CCCAAAGGCCCCTGTGCAGTTCACACTGTATCCGAATCTTTGTGACCTTCTCCGGCATGTTCCTGGTCTTCATCCTGGGTGGAATCTTGCTCTTCcgtcaaagaagaaatcatggGCCAA ATGAAGACAGCCAGGCAGTGCCTGAGGAGCCTTGTCCTTACACCTGCCccagggaggaggagggcagtgCCATCCCCATCCAGGAAGACTACAGGAAACCGGAGCCTGCTTCCTACCTTTGA
- the Cd27 gene encoding CD27 antigen isoform X2: MAWPPPYWLCLLGTLVGLSAAPASKSCPARHYWTRGGLCCQMCEPGTFFVNDCSRNRTAALCDRCIPGISFSPDYHTRPHCESCRHCNSGLLTRNCTVAANAECTCSQGWQCRDQECTECDPPLTPALTMQQSEAPGPHPPPTHLPYAQARTVWPVHTRQFPASTLYNHWPSQRPLCSSHCIRIFVTFSGMFLVFILGGILLFRQRRNHGPNEDSQAVPEEPCPYTCPREEEGSAIPIQEDYRKPEPASYL; this comes from the exons ATGGCTTGGCCACCTCCCTACTGGCTCTGCCTGCTGGGGACCTtggtaggactctcagctgcccCAGCTTCCAAGAGCTGTCCAGCCAGACATTACTGGACTCGGGGAGGACTGTGCTGCCAGATGTGTGAGCCAG GCACTTTCTTTGTGAATGACTGTAGTCGGAACAGAACAGCTGCCCTGTGTGACCGGTGCATACCAGGCATCTCCTTCTCTCCAGACTACCACACCCGTCCCCACTGCGAGAGCTGCAGGCATTGTAACTCAG GTCTTCTCACTCGAAACTGCACAGTTGCTGCCAATGCCGAGTGCACCTGCTCCCAGGGCTGGCAATGCAGGGACCAGGAATGTACGGAGTGTGACCCTCCTCTAACCCCTGCGCTGACCATGCAGCAGTCTGAGGCTCCAGGCCCACATCCACCACCCACCCACTTACCTTATGCCCAAG CCAGGACGGTCTGGCCTGTACACACTAGGCAGTTTCCTGCCTCAACTCTCTATAACCACTGGCCAT CCCAAAGGCCCCTGTGCAGTTCACACTGTATCCGAATCTTTGTGACCTTCTCCGGCATGTTCCTGGTCTTCATCCTGGGTGGAATCTTGCTCTTCcgtcaaagaagaaatcatggGCCAA ATGAAGACAGCCAGGCAGTGCCTGAGGAGCCTTGTCCTTACACCTGCCccagggaggaggagggcagtgCCATCCCCATCCAGGAAGACTACAGGAAACCGGAGCCTGCTTCCTACCTTTGA
- the Cd27 gene encoding CD27 antigen isoform X4, with product MAWPPPYWLCLLGTLVGLSAAPASKSCPARHYWTRGGLCCQMCEPARTVWPVHTRQFPASTLYNHWPSQRPLCSSHCIRIFVTFSGMFLVFILGGILLFRQRRNHGPNEDSQAVPEEPCPYTCPREEEGSAIPIQEDYRKPEPASYL from the exons ATGGCTTGGCCACCTCCCTACTGGCTCTGCCTGCTGGGGACCTtggtaggactctcagctgcccCAGCTTCCAAGAGCTGTCCAGCCAGACATTACTGGACTCGGGGAGGACTGTGCTGCCAGATGTGTGAGCCAG CCAGGACGGTCTGGCCTGTACACACTAGGCAGTTTCCTGCCTCAACTCTCTATAACCACTGGCCAT CCCAAAGGCCCCTGTGCAGTTCACACTGTATCCGAATCTTTGTGACCTTCTCCGGCATGTTCCTGGTCTTCATCCTGGGTGGAATCTTGCTCTTCcgtcaaagaagaaatcatggGCCAA ATGAAGACAGCCAGGCAGTGCCTGAGGAGCCTTGTCCTTACACCTGCCccagggaggaggagggcagtgCCATCCCCATCCAGGAAGACTACAGGAAACCGGAGCCTGCTTCCTACCTTTGA
- the LOC118580727 gene encoding tubulin alpha-3 chain gives MPSDKTIGGGDDSFNTFFSETGAGKHVPRAVFVDLEPTVVDEVRTGTYRQLFHPEQLITGKEDAANNYARGHYTIGKEIVDLVLDRIRKLADLCTGLQGFLIFHSFGGGTGSGFASLLMERLSVDYGKKSKLEFAIYPAPQVSTAVVEPYNSILTTHTTLEHSDCAFMVDNEAIYDICRRNLDIERPTYTNLNRLIGQIVSSITASLRFDGALNVDLTEFQTNLVPYPRIHFPLATYAPVISAEKAYHEQLSVAEITNACFEPANQMVKCDPRHGKYMACCMLYRGDVVPKDVNAAIATIKTKRTIQFVDWCPTGFKVGINYQPPTVVPGGDLAKVQRAVCMLSNTTAIAEAWARLDHKFDLMYAKRAFVHWYVGEGMEEGEFSEAREDLAALEKDYEEVGVDSVEAEAEEGEEY, from the exons ATGCCAAGCGACAAAACCATTGGTGGCGGGGACGATTCATTCAACACATTCTTCAGTGAAACCGGAGCTGGCAAGCACGTGCCCAGAGCAGTGTTTGTGGACCTGGAGCCCACTGTGGTCG ATGAAGTGCGTACCGGAACCTACAGGCAACTTTTCCACCCAGAGCAGCTGATCACTGGGAAGGAGGATGCAGCCAATAATTATGCCAGAGGTCATTACACCATTGGCAAGGAGATTGTCGACCTGGTCCTGGACCGGATCCGCAAACTA GCAGATCTGTGCACAGGACTGCAGGGCTTCCTCATCTTCCACAGCTTTGGAGGAGGCACAGGGTCTGGGTTTGCATCTCTGCTGATGGAACGGCTTTCAGTGGACTATGGCAAGAAGTCCAAGCTGGAATTTGCTATTTACCCAGCCCCCCAGGTTTCCACAGCCGTTGTGGAACCCTACAACTCCATcctgaccacacacacaacactggaACACTCTGATTGTGCTTTCATGGTGGATAATGAAGCCATCTATGACATCTGTCGGCGCAACCTGGATATTGAACGTCCCACATATACCAACCTCAATCGTCTGATTGGGCAGATCGTGTCATCCATCACAGCCTCCCTGAGGTTTGATGGGGCCCTGAATGTGGACTTAACAGAATTCCAGACCAACCTGGTGCCATACCCTCGCATCCACTTCCCACTGGCAACCTACGCCCCAGTCATCTCAGCTGAGAAGGCATACCATGAGCAGCTGTCAGTGGCAGAGATCACCAACGCTTGCTTCGAGCCAGCCAATCAGATGGTCAAGTGTGACCCTCGCCATGGCAAATACATGGCCTGCTGCATGTTGTACAGGGGGGATGTGGTCCCAAAAGATGTCAATGCGGCCATTGCTACCATCAAGACGAAGCGCACCATCCAATTTGTGGATTGGTGCCCAACTGGATTTAAG GTGGGTATTAACTACCAGCCCCCCACCGTGGTCCCTGGGGGAGACCTGGCCAAGGTGCAGAGAGCTGTGTGCATGCTGAGCAACACCACTGCCATCGCAGAGGCTTGGGCCCGCCTGGACCACAAGTTTGACCTCATGTATGCCAAGCGGGCCTTTGTGCACTGGTACGTGGGAGAAGGCATGGAGGAGGGGGAGTTCTCAGAGGCCCGGGAGGACCTGGCAGCGCTGGAGAAGGATTATGAAGAGGTGGGCGTGGATTccgtggaagcagaggcagaagaaggggaagaatacTGA